In Neovison vison isolate M4711 chromosome 11, ASM_NN_V1, whole genome shotgun sequence, one genomic interval encodes:
- the C1QTNF7 gene encoding complement C1q tumor necrosis factor-related protein 7: protein MFILLYVTSFAICASGQPRGNQFKGESYSPRYICSIPGLPGPPGPPGANGSPGPHGRIGLPGRDGRDGRKGEKGEKGAAGLRGKTGPLGLVGEKGDQGETGKKGPMGPEGEKGEVGPAGPPGAKGDRGEQGDPGLPGVCRCGSIVLKSAFSVGITTSYPEERLPIIFNKVLFNEGEHYNPATGKFICAFPGIYYFSYDITLANKHLAIGLVHNGQYKIKTFDANTGNHDVASGSTVIYLQPEDEVWLEIFFTDQNGLFSDPGWADSLFSGFLLYVDTDYLDSISEDDEL from the exons ATGTTTATCTTGCTCTATGTTACAAGTTTTGCCATTTGTGCCAGTGGACAACCTCGGGGTAATCAGTTCAAAGGAGAGAGCTACTCCCCAAGATATATCTGTAGCATCCCTGGCTTACCTGGACCTCCAGGACCGCCTGGAGCAAATGGTTCCCCAGGGCCCCATGGTCGGATCGGCCTTCCAGGACGAGATGGTAGAGACggcaggaaaggagagaaaggtgaAAAGGGAGCTGCAG GTTTGAGAGGTAAGACTGGACCACTGGGCCTTGTTGGAGAGAAAGGGGACCAAGGAGAGACTGGGAAGAAAGGACCCATGGgaccagagggagaaaaaggagaagtagGTCCAGCTGGGCCTCCTGGAGCaaagggagacagaggagagCAAGGGGACCCAGGGCTGCCTGGAGTTTGTAGATGCGGAAGCATTGTGCTCAAATCTGCCTTTTCTGTTGGCATCACTACCAGCTACCCAGAAGAAAGGCTACCAATTATATTTAACAAGGTCCTCTTCAATGAGGGAGAGCACTACAACCCTGCCACAGGGAAGTTCATCTGTGCCTTCCCAGGGATCTATTACTTTTCTTATGATATCACATTGGCAAATAAGCATCTGGCAATTGGGCTAGTTCACAACGGGCAGTACAAGATAAAGACATTCGATGCCAACACAGGGAACCATGACGTTGCTTCTGGGTCCACGGTCATCTATCTGCAGCCAGAAGATGAAGTGTGGCTGGAGATCTTCTTCACTGACCAGAACGGCCTCTTCTCAGACCCAGGTTGGGCAGACAGCTTGTTCTCCGGATTTCTCCTATATGTTGACACAGATTATCTAGATTCCATATCTGAAGATGATGAGCTGTGA